A stretch of Imperialibacter roseus DNA encodes these proteins:
- a CDS encoding DUF2490 domain-containing protein has product MMRIIRSAIICALFVMFGTSQAQVNEDELGAWYMYFVNTTFGESQWGLQGDLQYRNWDMIGDLEQLLLRGGLTWSPKSANITLTAGYASIHTGVYGPEQTTSAEHRIYQEALFPSKIGDRIFLNHRLRYEQRFVEGQDFRTRYRYNLFLNIPLNKAEMEPKTIYLALYNELFINGQREIGNGRSVELFDRNRTYGAIGYHLKAGPRVQVGIMQQTTDNWQKTQVQISLHHKI; this is encoded by the coding sequence ATGATGAGAATTATTAGGTCAGCTATCATTTGTGCCCTATTTGTGATGTTTGGCACCAGCCAGGCGCAGGTAAACGAAGATGAGCTTGGTGCGTGGTATATGTATTTTGTTAATACAACCTTTGGCGAAAGTCAGTGGGGGCTACAGGGAGACTTGCAGTATAGGAACTGGGACATGATAGGCGATTTGGAGCAGCTGCTGCTTCGTGGAGGGCTAACATGGTCGCCAAAATCGGCCAATATCACTCTTACAGCTGGTTATGCTAGTATCCATACAGGAGTTTATGGCCCTGAGCAAACTACTTCTGCTGAACATAGAATTTATCAGGAAGCTCTCTTTCCTTCCAAAATAGGTGATCGAATCTTTCTAAACCACCGCCTTAGGTACGAGCAACGCTTTGTGGAGGGGCAGGATTTCCGTACACGATACCGATACAATTTATTTCTCAATATTCCCTTGAACAAAGCAGAGATGGAACCCAAGACCATCTATTTGGCACTATACAACGAGCTCTTTATTAATGGCCAAAGAGAGATAGGAAACGGTCGGTCAGTAGAGCTTTTTGATAGAAATAGAACCTATGGGGCTATTGGCTACCACCTTAAGGCAGGCCCAAGAGTTCAGGTTGGCATTATGCAACAAACTACCGACAACTGGCAAAAAACACAAGTACAGATCAGCCTTCATCACAAGATATAA
- a CDS encoding DUF5615 family PIN-like protein: MHCFLVDTQLPPLLSELLNERGFDSKHTAADFPNGQFMNDRSILDIAIEENRIVITKDKDFKNNYLLQGAPPKVLFIQLGNSPNRELLSYFRKNLAHIKSLLDDGHYFITLGKDNIAAY; this comes from the coding sequence ATGCATTGTTTTCTTGTCGACACGCAATTGCCCCCGCTATTGTCTGAGTTGCTGAACGAAAGAGGTTTCGATTCAAAGCACACCGCTGCCGACTTCCCAAATGGTCAATTTATGAACGACAGGAGTATTCTGGATATCGCAATAGAGGAAAATAGAATTGTCATCACAAAGGACAAAGACTTCAAGAACAATTACTTGCTGCAAGGCGCTCCTCCAAAAGTGTTATTTATCCAACTCGGAAATTCTCCCAATAGAGAATTGCTCAGCTATTTCAGGAAAAATTTAGCCCACATTAAATCTCTGCTCGACGACGGTCATTATTTTATTACGCTGGGAAAGGACAATATCGCTGCTTACTAA
- a CDS encoding DUF433 domain-containing protein — MEKSLLHRITLNPEVCGGKPTIRNMRFSVTDLLSLLASGMTHEEILKDYPYLEEDDIKACLEYAVKISDPRTIIPVVQ; from the coding sequence ATGGAGAAATCGCTTTTACATAGAATTACACTGAATCCAGAGGTTTGTGGTGGCAAACCGACAATCAGAAACATGCGGTTTTCCGTCACAGACTTGTTGAGTCTGTTGGCTTCGGGCATGACCCACGAAGAAATACTTAAGGACTATCCATATTTGGAGGAAGATGATATCAAGGCATGTCTTGAGTATGCCGTAAAGATTTCCGACCCAAGAACAATCATTCCAGTAGTACAGTGA
- the murQ gene encoding N-acetylmuramic acid 6-phosphate etherase, whose product MSTTESSSYYNHLEQMSVLELLTNINKEDQTVPLAVQKALPQMEALISQIVPRMKDGGRLFYIGAGTSGRLAIVDASECPPTYGVSPNIVVGIMAGGDKAIRKSVEHAEDDPNQAWKDLGTYKPTSKDTLIGVAASGRTPYVIGGVSEARKNGLLTGCITCNSGTRLAEAVEYPIEAVVGPEFVTGSTRMKSGTAQKLVLNMISTTVMIQLGHVKGNKMVDMQLSNEKLVQRGVRMVMDELKIEEPLASELLQKYGSVRGAVDNYPTHA is encoded by the coding sequence ATGAGCACCACCGAAAGCAGTTCATATTACAATCACCTGGAACAAATGTCTGTTCTGGAGCTGCTGACCAACATCAACAAGGAAGACCAAACAGTTCCTTTGGCGGTTCAAAAAGCATTGCCACAAATGGAGGCACTGATCTCTCAGATTGTGCCCCGCATGAAAGATGGTGGCAGACTGTTTTACATTGGTGCCGGCACCAGCGGCAGGCTGGCGATTGTGGACGCCTCCGAATGCCCGCCAACCTATGGCGTTTCGCCTAATATCGTAGTGGGTATTATGGCCGGCGGCGACAAAGCGATCAGAAAATCGGTCGAACATGCCGAAGACGACCCGAACCAGGCATGGAAAGACCTTGGGACATACAAGCCAACATCAAAAGACACACTTATAGGAGTTGCCGCATCTGGCAGAACACCTTATGTAATCGGAGGTGTGTCGGAAGCGAGGAAAAACGGACTCCTCACAGGCTGCATCACCTGCAACTCAGGCACCAGACTGGCTGAAGCAGTAGAATATCCTATCGAGGCGGTAGTGGGCCCTGAATTTGTAACTGGCAGCACCCGAATGAAATCGGGCACAGCGCAGAAACTGGTGCTCAACATGATCAGCACCACAGTGATGATACAGCTTGGCCATGTGAAGGGCAACAAAATGGTGGACATGCAGCTGAGCAATGAAAAGCTCGTGCAGCGAGGAGTGAGAATGGTGATGGATGAGCTGAAGATAGAAGAACCGCTTGCCTCCGAGCTACTGCAAAAATATGGCTCCGTGAGAGGTGCTGTAGACAATTACCCAACCCATGCATGA